One Sinorhizobium mexicanum genomic region harbors:
- the cckA gene encoding cell cycle histidine kinase CckA: MTKLRQSGDYQMPVVDRGVRPGTVLRIILLAIVLTASAAAFVVFKNQLENEIVLGILGVLAMVGIFFLVSSVIGFIEVMPQTRPDELARAFLDAHEDGTIVTDRRGRIIYANAAYGALTGAKSAAGIQSLETILSRNREATEAIYRLTNGLHEGKKGHEEFRLLKPLANGASIASGAHWFRLKARVLPLEDSDRNPLYLWQIADITAERDDQERFFKELQNAIDYLDHAPAGFFSAGRKGEIFYINATLADWLGIDLTKFQPGSVSIADVVAGEGLALVQSVQAEPGFKKTKVLDLDLRKANGQSLPVRLIHRVSSTRDGAPGESRTIVMSREGDDGDQSASNAAMRFTRFFNNTPMAIASVDGDGRILRTNAPFLKLFAGLVSQDDVERGALIETVVHESEKGRLQEALAAAKDRQGDIAPIDALHPSDEARHFRFYVNAVIDQSDQAPEETAIIYALEITEQKALETQMAQTQKMNAVGTLAGGIAHDFNNVLTAILLSSDHLLLSARPADATFADLMEIKRNANRAAVLVRQLLAFSRKQTMRPTVLNLTDVIGDLRMLVDRMTGTNVKVEVDYGRDLWPVKTDLGQFEQVLLNLAVNARDAMPEGGTITLRTRNLPASEVAALGRRELPEDDFVLVEVADQGTGIPQEIMDKIFEPFFTTKEVGKGTGLGLSMVYGIVKQSGGYIYPESEVGKGTTFRILLPRHVEEVAAEVTSATEAPMPAASNLVVAPAPKAESEPADLTGDSAVVLLVEDEEAVRRGGKRMLETRGYTVHEAGSGVEALDIMDELNGAVDIVVSDVVMPEMDGPTLLRELRKKYPDLKFIFVSGYAEDAFARNLPADAKFGFLPKPFSLKQLAVAVREMLDS, from the coding sequence ATGACGAAATTGCGGCAGTCAGGTGACTACCAGATGCCGGTCGTTGACCGCGGCGTCCGGCCCGGCACGGTCTTGCGGATCATCCTGCTGGCGATCGTTCTCACCGCGTCGGCAGCCGCCTTCGTCGTCTTCAAGAACCAGCTCGAAAACGAAATCGTCCTCGGCATCCTGGGCGTGCTGGCGATGGTCGGGATATTCTTCCTGGTCTCGTCGGTGATCGGCTTCATAGAGGTCATGCCGCAGACGCGTCCCGACGAGCTCGCGCGTGCCTTTCTCGATGCCCACGAGGATGGCACGATCGTCACCGACCGCAGGGGGCGGATCATCTATGCCAATGCCGCCTACGGCGCTCTGACCGGTGCCAAGAGCGCCGCCGGCATCCAATCGCTCGAGACCATTCTCTCCAGGAACCGCGAGGCAACCGAAGCGATCTATCGGCTCACCAACGGGCTCCACGAAGGCAAGAAGGGGCACGAGGAATTCCGGCTGCTGAAGCCGCTCGCAAACGGTGCATCGATCGCCTCCGGCGCCCACTGGTTCCGTCTGAAGGCTCGCGTGCTGCCTTTGGAGGACAGCGACAGGAACCCGCTCTATCTCTGGCAGATCGCCGACATCACCGCCGAGCGCGACGATCAGGAGCGCTTCTTCAAGGAACTGCAGAACGCGATCGACTATCTCGATCACGCCCCTGCAGGCTTCTTCTCGGCCGGACGCAAGGGCGAGATCTTCTACATCAATGCCACCCTTGCCGATTGGCTCGGCATCGATCTCACCAAGTTTCAACCGGGGTCGGTCAGCATTGCCGATGTGGTCGCCGGCGAGGGTCTCGCACTCGTCCAGTCGGTCCAGGCGGAACCAGGCTTCAAGAAGACGAAGGTGCTCGACCTCGACCTGCGCAAGGCCAACGGCCAGAGCCTGCCGGTGCGTCTGATCCACCGCGTTTCGTCCACCCGTGACGGTGCGCCCGGCGAAAGTCGGACGATTGTCATGTCGCGTGAAGGCGATGATGGCGATCAGTCGGCTTCGAACGCCGCCATGCGCTTCACGCGCTTCTTCAACAACACCCCGATGGCGATCGCCTCGGTCGACGGCGACGGGCGGATCCTGAGGACCAACGCTCCGTTCCTGAAGCTGTTTGCTGGGCTTGTTTCACAGGACGACGTCGAGCGCGGCGCGCTGATCGAAACCGTCGTCCACGAATCCGAAAAGGGCCGCCTTCAGGAAGCACTTGCGGCGGCGAAGGACCGGCAGGGCGACATCGCGCCGATCGACGCCTTGCATCCGAGTGACGAGGCGCGGCATTTCCGCTTCTACGTCAACGCCGTGATCGACCAGAGCGATCAGGCGCCGGAGGAGACAGCGATCATCTATGCGCTGGAGATCACCGAGCAGAAGGCGCTCGAGACCCAGATGGCGCAGACGCAGAAGATGAACGCCGTGGGGACGCTCGCAGGCGGCATCGCACACGATTTCAACAATGTCCTGACCGCGATCCTGCTTTCCTCCGACCACCTTCTGCTTTCGGCGCGCCCCGCGGATGCCACCTTCGCCGACCTGATGGAAATCAAGCGCAATGCCAATCGCGCCGCCGTGCTCGTGCGGCAGCTGCTTGCGTTCTCGCGCAAGCAGACGATGCGCCCGACGGTGCTTAACCTCACCGACGTCATCGGCGACCTGCGCATGCTTGTCGACCGGATGACCGGTACCAATGTCAAGGTCGAGGTTGACTACGGGCGAGACCTTTGGCCGGTGAAGACCGATCTCGGTCAGTTCGAGCAGGTCCTGCTCAATCTCGCCGTCAATGCGCGCGACGCCATGCCTGAAGGCGGAACTATCACGCTGCGGACGCGAAATCTGCCGGCAAGCGAAGTGGCGGCGCTCGGACGACGGGAGCTGCCGGAGGACGACTTCGTCCTGGTCGAGGTCGCCGACCAGGGCACCGGCATTCCCCAGGAGATCATGGACAAGATCTTCGAGCCCTTCTTTACGACGAAGGAAGTCGGCAAGGGCACCGGTCTCGGCCTTTCGATGGTCTACGGCATCGTCAAGCAGTCGGGCGGCTATATCTATCCGGAATCGGAAGTCGGCAAGGGCACCACCTTCCGTATTCTGCTGCCGCGCCATGTCGAGGAAGTCGCAGCCGAAGTGACGTCGGCAACCGAGGCGCCGATGCCGGCGGCCAGTAACCTGGTCGTGGCGCCCGCGCCTAAGGCTGAATCGGAGCCCGCGGACCTCACCGGCGATTCCGCTGTCGTGCTGCTGGTCGAGGACGAGGAAGCGGTGCGCCGCGGCGGCAAGCGCATGCTCGAAACGCGCGGCTACACCGTTCACGAGGCCGGATCTGGTGTCGAAGCGCTCGACATCATGGACGAACTCAACGGCGCGGTCGACATCGTCGTATCGGACGTCGTGATGCCGGAGATGGACGGGCCGACGCTGCTGCGTGAACTGCGCAAGAAATACCCGGACTTGAAGTTCATTTTCGTGTCGGGTTACGCGGAAGACGCGTTTGCGCGCAACCTCCCGGCCGACGCGAAATTCGGTTTCCTGCCGAAGCCATTCTCGCTGAAACAGCTGGCAGTGGCCGTTCGCGAGATGCTGGATTCTTGA
- the dksA gene encoding RNA polymerase-binding protein DksA, translated as MSEKIDLSTFVLSEDEEFMNASHRAYFRAKLNAWKNDILREARETLDHLAEESANHPDLADRASSETDRAIELRARDRQRKLIAKIDAALQRLDEGTYGYCEETGEPIGLKRLDARPIATLSIEAQERHERREKVYRDE; from the coding sequence TTGAGTGAGAAGATCGATCTTAGTACCTTTGTCCTCTCCGAGGACGAGGAATTCATGAATGCAAGCCACCGGGCATATTTTCGTGCAAAGTTGAATGCCTGGAAAAATGATATCCTTCGCGAAGCCCGTGAGACACTGGACCACTTGGCAGAGGAGAGCGCCAACCATCCGGACCTCGCGGACCGAGCTTCTTCCGAAACAGACCGGGCCATCGAATTGCGCGCCCGGGACCGGCAACGGAAACTGATCGCCAAGATCGATGCTGCATTGCAGCGGCTTGACGAAGGCACCTACGGTTATTGTGAGGAAACGGGCGAACCGATCGGTTTGAAACGGTTGGACGCCCGGCCGATTGCAACCCTCTCGATCGAGGCGCAGGAGCGCCACGAACGTCGCGAGAAAGTCTATCGGGACGAGTAA
- a CDS encoding flagellar biosynthetic protein FliO, with the protein MIETIVGDNGSRFIIAAAAVAVGLLCLVAVLWIMRHRPSSPFVRGGKNRQPRLAVLDAAAVDARRRLVLVRRDDVEHLIMIGGPTDIVVESRIAPGRTPPAETGAAVPAEQKAVEAPKVAPSPEPRPEPRHAPAPAPIPAETGAPAQMRPAARVEEQVQLAAPRVEPAPPIRLAAEQRPAAAAQPLQQQPPARITPPVSAVPTTSAIERAEDIFDVARERVLPAAPRREQAPMQQGSIQTAFVPAAQTPAMPVQPAASDRVSDFERILDAEISGDLQRLAPTVGPQAESRPIAAGRQEPLLGGSPDNIRKEPTIEDEMTRMLADISAGRKP; encoded by the coding sequence ATGATCGAAACCATTGTCGGGGACAACGGCAGCCGCTTCATCATCGCCGCCGCGGCCGTTGCCGTCGGGCTCTTGTGCCTTGTAGCCGTGCTCTGGATCATGCGCCACAGGCCCTCCTCTCCCTTTGTGCGCGGCGGCAAGAACAGACAGCCGAGACTCGCCGTCCTCGATGCCGCTGCCGTCGATGCGCGCCGCCGCCTGGTGCTTGTTCGCCGCGACGACGTCGAACATCTCATCATGATCGGCGGCCCGACGGACATCGTCGTCGAAAGCCGAATAGCGCCCGGTAGGACCCCACCGGCAGAGACGGGCGCCGCCGTCCCCGCGGAACAAAAGGCCGTCGAGGCGCCGAAGGTCGCCCCCAGTCCTGAACCGAGACCCGAACCAAGGCATGCCCCGGCGCCGGCACCGATCCCGGCAGAAACGGGAGCCCCTGCCCAGATGCGCCCAGCAGCGCGCGTGGAAGAGCAGGTGCAGCTAGCGGCTCCCCGAGTGGAGCCGGCACCGCCGATCCGTCTTGCTGCGGAGCAAAGACCCGCGGCGGCGGCGCAGCCACTCCAGCAACAGCCGCCCGCCAGGATCACGCCGCCCGTGTCCGCGGTTCCCACCACCTCCGCCATAGAACGTGCGGAAGATATTTTCGACGTCGCCCGCGAGCGGGTGCTGCCAGCCGCGCCGCGGCGCGAGCAGGCGCCCATGCAGCAGGGCTCAATCCAAACGGCCTTCGTGCCGGCGGCGCAGACACCGGCGATGCCGGTTCAACCGGCGGCGTCGGATAGGGTTTCGGACTTCGAGCGGATTCTCGATGCGGAGATCAGCGGCGATCTTCAACGGCTGGCGCCCACTGTTGGGCCCCAGGCCGAGAGCCGGCCGATCGCGGCTGGCCGTCAGGAACCCTTGCTCGGAGGCAGTCCGGACAATATCCGCAAGGAGCCGACGATCGAAGACGAAATGACACGCATGCTCGCCGACATTTCCGCCGGGCGTAAGCCCTGA
- a CDS encoding carbohydrate kinase family protein, whose amino-acid sequence MKKREIAVFGGAHIDRRGRISGVTAPGASNPGSWFEEAGGGGFNAARNLARIGHSVRMISPRGGDAAGEMVAAAAAAAGVIDCPFTFLDRKTPSYTAILENDGNLVIALADMELYQLFSPRRLQQRAIREILAVSDLVLMDANLPEETLVALVNAASGDGRLVAGIAVSPAKVMRFRKCLSGLSFLFMNEAEARALTGIDASDAKNWPTLLREAGLRGGVVTRGGAAAVAFDRGEASVIFPPALPALADVTGAGDALASGFLTARLSGFDLAGCLRHGIAAAGIALRSPFAVSEEMSRGNLEQAIALVPAPQMLS is encoded by the coding sequence ATGAAGAAACGCGAAATCGCCGTGTTCGGCGGCGCCCACATCGACCGCCGCGGCCGCATCAGCGGCGTGACCGCTCCCGGCGCGAGCAATCCCGGTTCGTGGTTCGAGGAAGCGGGAGGCGGCGGTTTCAATGCGGCGAGAAACCTCGCCCGCATCGGTCACAGCGTACGAATGATCAGCCCGCGTGGCGGCGACGCAGCAGGCGAGATGGTGGCGGCGGCCGCGGCCGCGGCAGGCGTCATCGATTGCCCCTTCACCTTTCTCGATCGGAAAACGCCGAGTTATACGGCGATCCTCGAAAACGATGGCAACCTCGTCATCGCGCTTGCTGACATGGAGCTCTACCAGTTGTTCTCGCCGCGCCGGCTGCAGCAGCGCGCGATACGCGAAATATTGGCGGTAAGCGATCTGGTGCTCATGGATGCCAACCTCCCCGAGGAAACGCTTGTCGCCTTGGTCAACGCGGCATCCGGGGACGGCCGACTTGTGGCCGGCATCGCCGTGTCGCCGGCAAAGGTGATGCGCTTCAGGAAATGCCTCAGCGGGCTCAGCTTCCTGTTCATGAACGAGGCGGAAGCGCGTGCCCTGACCGGGATCGACGCCAGCGACGCCAAAAACTGGCCAACGCTGTTGCGGGAGGCAGGCCTCAGGGGTGGCGTCGTAACACGCGGCGGCGCCGCTGCGGTCGCCTTCGACCGCGGCGAGGCAAGCGTCATTTTCCCGCCAGCCCTCCCGGCGCTGGCGGATGTCACTGGCGCCGGCGACGCCTTGGCCTCGGGGTTCCTCACGGCGCGGCTTTCGGGTTTCGATCTTGCCGGATGCCTGCGCCATGGCATAGCCGCGGCCGGGATTGCGCTTCGCTCGCCTTTTGCCGTTTCGGAAGAAATGTCTCGGGGCAATCTCGAACAGGCGATTGCCCTTGTGCCGGCGCCGCAAATGCTGTCATGA
- a CDS encoding pseudouridine-5'-phosphate glycosidase — MSKPSSPSLPIEYSDEVAAAKARGAPIVALESTIITHGMPYPGNLNMARSVEAIIREQGAVPATIAVIHGVLHIGLDDAKLEALSKTEGAMKLSRADLAFAIAERRTGATTVAATMIAAARAGISVFATGGIGGVHRGAEESFDISADLDELARTGVIVVCAGAKAILDIPKTLEVLETRGVPVVTYDSETFPAFWSRDSGIKSPLMLNSPAAIANFQKMRDLLGIDGGMLVANPVPEGSEIPREEMEIYITRALDNAASDEIVGKAVTPYLLDNLFHMTDGRSLDTNIALVENNARLAAEIAVALTAK; from the coding sequence ATGAGCAAGCCCTCCTCCCCGTCCCTGCCGATCGAATATTCCGATGAAGTGGCGGCCGCAAAGGCACGCGGTGCGCCGATCGTCGCGCTGGAATCGACGATCATCACCCATGGCATGCCCTACCCCGGCAACCTCAACATGGCCCGCAGCGTCGAGGCGATCATCCGTGAACAGGGCGCCGTGCCCGCGACCATTGCGGTCATTCACGGTGTCCTTCACATCGGTCTCGACGACGCGAAGCTGGAAGCACTTTCGAAAACGGAAGGCGCGATGAAGCTGTCGCGTGCCGATCTTGCCTTCGCGATCGCCGAACGCCGTACGGGCGCCACGACCGTGGCGGCGACGATGATCGCTGCGGCGCGCGCCGGCATCAGCGTATTTGCCACCGGCGGGATCGGCGGCGTTCACCGCGGCGCGGAAGAGAGCTTCGACATTTCCGCCGATCTGGACGAACTTGCCCGCACCGGCGTGATCGTTGTCTGCGCCGGCGCCAAGGCCATTCTCGACATTCCGAAAACGCTTGAAGTGCTGGAGACTCGCGGTGTTCCGGTCGTCACCTATGACAGCGAAACCTTCCCGGCCTTCTGGTCGCGCGATTCCGGTATCAAGAGCCCATTGATGCTCAACAGCCCCGCCGCGATCGCCAATTTTCAGAAGATGCGCGACCTGCTCGGCATCGACGGCGGCATGCTTGTTGCCAATCCGGTTCCCGAAGGGAGCGAAATTCCGCGCGAGGAGATGGAAATCTACATCACCCGTGCCCTCGACAATGCGGCGAGTGACGAGATCGTCGGCAAGGCCGTCACGCCCTACCTGCTCGACAACCTTTTCCACATGACCGACGGCCGCAGCCTCGACACCAATATCGCGCTCGTGGAAAACAACGCCCGTCTCGCCGCCGAGATCGCGGTCGCACTGACGGCGAAGTAA
- the alaS gene encoding alanine--tRNA ligase: MSGVNEIRSMFLDYFRKNGHEIVPSSPLVPRNDPTLMFTNAGMVQFKNVFTGLEQRPYSTAATAQKCVRAGGKHNDLDNVGYTARHHTFFEMLGNFSFGDYFKERAIELAWNLITKEYGLDAKRLLVTVYHTDDEAFGLWKKIAGLSDDRIIRIPTSDNFWAMGDTGPCGPCSEIFYDHGEQIWGGPPGSAEEDGDRFIEIWNLVFMQYEQVTKEERIDLPRPSIDTGMGLERVAAVLQGQHDNYDIDLFRALIAASEEATGVKAEGDRRASHRVIADHLRSSAFLIADGVLPSNEGRGYVLRRIMRRAMRHAQLLGAQEPLMWKLLPALVGQMGRAYPELARAEALISETLKLEETRFRKTLERGLNLLSEASADLSEGDQFNGETAFKLYDTYGFPLDLTQDALRAKGITVDTDAFSAAMERQKAEARANWAGSGEAATETIWFELKEKHGATEFLGYDTEAAEGVIQAIVRDGAVVESAAKGETVQVILNQTPFYGESGGQMGDTGVIATDTGKLTVTDTQKRGEGLFVHYGVVAEGSVKTGEAAALTVDHARRTRLRSNHSATHLLHEALREVLGTHVAQKGSLVAPERLRFDVSHPKPMTADELKVVEEMANEIIVQNSPVTTRLMTVDDAIAEGAMALFGEKYGDEVRVVSMGQGVRGSKAGKPYSVELCGGTHVSATGDIGLVRVVSESAVGAGVRRIEALTGEAARAYLNEQDERVKTLASALKVQPADVLGRVEALLDERRKLERELTEAKKKLALVGDGQNGSADAARDIAGVRFLGRVVSGVEPKDLKSLADDGKKTLGSGVVAFVGVSGDGKASAVVAVTDDLTSKVSAVDLVRVASAALGGKGGGGRPDMAQAGGPDGNRAAEAIEAVAVALAG; this comes from the coding sequence ATGAGCGGCGTGAATGAAATCCGGTCGATGTTTCTCGACTACTTCCGCAAGAACGGTCACGAGATCGTGCCGTCGAGCCCCCTGGTGCCGCGCAACGACCCGACATTGATGTTCACCAATGCCGGCATGGTGCAGTTCAAAAACGTCTTTACCGGCCTGGAGCAGCGCCCCTATTCGACGGCCGCGACCGCGCAGAAATGCGTGCGCGCGGGCGGCAAGCACAACGACCTTGACAATGTCGGCTACACCGCCCGGCACCACACCTTCTTCGAGATGCTCGGCAACTTCTCGTTCGGCGACTATTTCAAGGAACGCGCGATCGAGCTCGCCTGGAACCTGATCACCAAGGAATACGGCCTCGACGCCAAGCGACTGCTCGTCACCGTCTATCATACCGACGACGAAGCCTTCGGCCTCTGGAAGAAGATCGCCGGCTTGAGCGACGACCGGATCATCCGCATTCCGACCAGCGATAACTTCTGGGCGATGGGTGATACCGGCCCTTGCGGCCCGTGCTCGGAAATCTTCTATGACCATGGCGAGCAGATCTGGGGCGGACCGCCCGGTTCGGCCGAAGAAGATGGCGACCGCTTCATCGAGATCTGGAATCTCGTGTTCATGCAGTACGAGCAGGTCACCAAGGAAGAGCGCATCGATCTTCCGCGCCCGTCGATCGATACCGGCATGGGACTGGAGCGTGTTGCTGCCGTCCTGCAGGGCCAGCACGATAATTATGACATCGATCTCTTCCGCGCGCTGATCGCTGCGTCCGAAGAAGCGACGGGCGTCAAGGCGGAGGGCGACCGCCGCGCCAGCCACCGCGTCATCGCCGACCATCTGCGCTCCTCCGCCTTCCTGATCGCCGACGGCGTACTGCCGTCGAACGAAGGCCGCGGCTATGTGCTGCGCCGCATCATGCGCCGCGCGATGCGGCACGCGCAGCTGCTCGGCGCGCAAGAGCCGCTGATGTGGAAGCTCCTGCCGGCACTCGTCGGCCAGATGGGCCGCGCCTATCCGGAACTTGCCCGCGCCGAAGCGCTGATCTCGGAGACCCTGAAACTGGAAGAGACCCGTTTCCGCAAGACGCTGGAGCGCGGTCTGAACCTCCTTTCAGAAGCCTCGGCAGATCTTTCCGAGGGCGATCAGTTCAACGGCGAGACAGCCTTCAAGCTCTACGACACCTACGGCTTCCCGCTCGACCTGACGCAGGACGCGCTGCGCGCCAAGGGCATCACCGTCGATACCGATGCGTTTTCCGCGGCAATGGAACGGCAGAAGGCGGAGGCCCGTGCAAACTGGGCCGGATCCGGTGAGGCCGCAACCGAGACGATCTGGTTTGAACTCAAGGAAAAGCACGGCGCGACAGAATTCCTCGGCTATGACACCGAGGCAGCCGAAGGCGTGATCCAGGCGATCGTCCGCGACGGTGCTGTGGTCGAATCCGCTGCGAAGGGCGAGACCGTTCAAGTGATCCTGAACCAGACACCCTTCTATGGCGAATCCGGCGGTCAGATGGGCGATACCGGCGTCATCGCGACCGACACTGGCAAGCTGACGGTCACTGACACCCAGAAGCGTGGCGAGGGGCTCTTTGTCCACTACGGCGTTGTCGCCGAAGGCAGTGTGAAAACCGGCGAGGCGGCCGCGCTGACCGTCGACCATGCGCGTCGCACGCGGCTCCGCTCCAATCACTCCGCGACCCACCTGCTGCACGAGGCGCTGCGCGAGGTGCTCGGCACGCACGTGGCGCAGAAGGGCTCGCTTGTGGCGCCGGAGCGGCTGCGCTTCGACGTATCGCATCCGAAGCCGATGACGGCCGACGAGTTGAAGGTCGTCGAGGAGATGGCGAACGAGATCATCGTTCAGAATTCGCCGGTGACGACGCGACTGATGACAGTCGACGACGCGATTGCGGAAGGCGCAATGGCGCTCTTCGGCGAGAAATATGGCGACGAGGTCCGCGTCGTCTCGATGGGACAAGGCGTTCGCGGGTCGAAAGCCGGAAAGCCCTATTCGGTCGAACTCTGCGGCGGCACGCATGTATCGGCGACGGGCGACATTGGTCTTGTGCGGGTCGTTTCTGAAAGTGCGGTCGGTGCCGGCGTGCGTCGAATCGAGGCACTGACGGGCGAGGCGGCTCGCGCCTACCTCAACGAGCAGGATGAGCGGGTGAAGACGCTGGCCTCCGCGCTCAAGGTCCAGCCGGCGGATGTTCTCGGCCGGGTCGAGGCCCTGCTCGACGAGCGCCGCAAGCTGGAGAGGGAACTGACCGAGGCGAAGAAGAAGCTGGCTCTCGTCGGTGATGGCCAGAATGGTTCGGCCGATGCCGCCCGTGATATCGCAGGCGTCCGCTTCCTTGGCAGGGTCGTGTCGGGCGTCGAGCCCAAGGACCTGAAGAGCCTCGCCGATGACGGCAAGAAGACGCTCGGTTCGGGCGTTGTCGCCTTCGTCGGTGTTTCCGGCGACGGCAAGGCAAGCGCGGTGGTGGCCGTTACCGACGACCTCACCTCGAAGGTCAGCGCCGTTGATCTGGTGCGCGTCGCTTCGGCCGCACTCGGTGGCAAGGGCGGTGGTGGACGCCCGGACATGGCTCAGGCCGGCGGACCGGATGGCAACCGCGCAGCCGAAGCGATCGAAGCGGTCGCCGTGGCGCTCGCCGGTTGA
- a CDS encoding SixA phosphatase family protein — protein MQDSVAPAFRLFLLRHARSGWALPGQRDFDRTLDDTGFAEAELIAQSAADHGIRPDLILCSTAVRCRQTAEPLYRTLGEDIDLQYIDALYTGSMNVYAELLDANSSLASLMLIGHNPMIEELFRRLLGDAAADRILADGYPPAALAVIDFSAPPSAGARWLARLSTLLLPVPGEPGRS, from the coding sequence ATGCAAGACAGCGTCGCCCCGGCATTTCGCCTCTTCCTTCTCCGCCACGCCCGTTCGGGCTGGGCGCTGCCGGGCCAGCGGGATTTCGATCGCACGCTTGACGATACCGGCTTCGCCGAGGCGGAACTGATCGCCCAGAGTGCTGCCGACCATGGCATTCGACCGGACTTGATCCTATGCTCGACCGCGGTGCGGTGTCGCCAGACCGCCGAACCGCTCTACCGAACGCTCGGCGAAGACATCGACCTTCAATACATCGATGCGCTCTATACGGGATCTATGAACGTCTACGCCGAGCTTCTCGATGCAAATTCCAGCCTGGCCTCGCTGATGCTCATCGGTCACAATCCGATGATCGAGGAACTGTTTCGGCGTCTCCTCGGCGACGCCGCCGCGGACAGGATCCTCGCGGACGGCTACCCCCCGGCCGCCTTGGCAGTCATCGACTTTTCGGCACCCCCGAGCGCGGGCGCCAGATGGTTGGCGAGGCTTTCGACGCTGTTGCTGCCCGTGCCGGGGGAGCCGGGAAGATCGTGA
- the recA gene encoding recombinase RecA codes for MAQNSLRLVEDKSVDKSKALEAALSQIERSFGKGSIMKLGSKDSVIEIETVSTGSLGLDIALGIGGLPKGRIIEIYGPESSGKTTLALQTIAEAQKKGGICGFVDAEHALDPVYARKLGVDLENLLISQPDTGEQALEITDTLVRSGAIDVLVVDSVAALVPRAEIEGEMGDSLPGMQARLMSQALRKLTASISKSNCMVIFINQIRMKIGVMFGSPETTTGGNALKFYASVRLDIRRIGSVKEREEVVGNQTRVKVVKNKMAPPFKQVEFDIMYGEGVSKTGELIDLGVKAGIVEKSGAWFSYNSQRLGQGRENAKLFLRDNPDLLREIEMALRQNAGLIADKFLENGGPESDDDGDAAAEM; via the coding sequence ATGGCACAAAACTCTTTGCGGCTCGTAGAGGACAAATCGGTGGATAAAAGCAAGGCACTTGAAGCGGCTCTCTCCCAGATCGAACGGTCGTTCGGCAAGGGATCGATTATGAAGCTCGGTTCGAAGGACAGTGTAATCGAGATCGAAACTGTTTCGACCGGATCGCTCGGCCTCGATATCGCGCTCGGCATTGGCGGCCTGCCGAAAGGGCGCATCATTGAAATCTACGGCCCTGAAAGCTCGGGCAAGACGACGCTGGCGCTGCAGACCATCGCCGAGGCACAGAAGAAGGGTGGCATTTGCGGCTTCGTTGACGCCGAACATGCGCTCGATCCGGTCTATGCGCGCAAGCTGGGCGTCGATCTTGAAAACCTCTTGATTTCGCAGCCGGACACCGGCGAACAGGCGCTGGAAATCACCGACACGCTGGTCCGTTCCGGCGCGATCGACGTCCTCGTCGTCGATTCCGTTGCAGCTCTCGTGCCGCGCGCCGAAATCGAAGGCGAAATGGGCGACAGTCTGCCGGGCATGCAGGCCCGCCTGATGAGCCAGGCACTGCGCAAGCTCACTGCGTCGATCTCCAAGTCCAACTGCATGGTTATCTTCATCAACCAGATCCGCATGAAGATCGGCGTCATGTTCGGTTCGCCGGAAACGACGACGGGTGGCAACGCGCTGAAGTTCTATGCGTCAGTTCGCCTCGATATTCGTCGCATCGGCTCGGTCAAGGAGCGCGAAGAGGTCGTCGGCAACCAGACCCGCGTCAAGGTCGTCAAGAACAAGATGGCACCACCCTTCAAGCAGGTGGAATTCGACATCATGTATGGCGAGGGCGTTTCCAAGACCGGTGAACTCATCGATCTTGGCGTCAAGGCCGGCATCGTCGAAAAATCCGGCGCCTGGTTTTCCTACAATAGCCAGCGCCTCGGCCAGGGCCGGGAGAACGCGAAACTTTTCCTGCGTGACAATCCCGATCTTCTGCGCGAGATCGAGATGGCTCTGCGGCAGAATGCGGGCCTGATCGCCGACAAGTTCCTGGAGAACGGCGGACCGGAGAGCGATGACGACGGCGATGCGGCTGCCGAAATGTAA